A window from Trichomycterus rosablanca isolate fTriRos1 chromosome 21, fTriRos1.hap1, whole genome shotgun sequence encodes these proteins:
- the camsap1b gene encoding calmodulin-regulated spectrin-associated protein 1-B isoform X1 translates to MAMEVGAGGENSTRKKMEALSEAVEITPLEMYDSARAKIAANLRWLFAKAYGIDHIPEDMRDPFYTDQYEQEHIKPPVIRLLLSPELYCRVCGLILKGDQAASLQSYQSVIQTLSRKGIYVMEGDDTPVTEADLTCQPIKMSSHMPLIDALMMAYTVEMISIEKVVTCVKRFSTFSASKELPFDLEDAMIFWINKVNLKMREITEKECKVKQHLLDSPGHPKVRYRREHASGRNFPHFPQLEDLMRDVSDGAALMTVVHYYCPDPMKLDDICLKEVPSIADSLYNIQLLKEFANKYLNKSFYLTLEDLLYSPLVLKHNVMVFIAELFWWFEIVKPEFVQPRDVQEFKDARAMTQSRSSRPTVPISNATKRSFLASPSNADPPQPVPSSPDVCNRYFLHPEESDPSTRGNSSFSPSHPLLPLRQRQQKTQQGEDASGIRIRSNSLTQDGHSRASVAWSEKRQRPLSLLNRYVLHCATDSDADLASGDGASLTCSISEDSLASTVTPKHQTHPSQVVPQRVNGHALLGNVNMDEEEEIVTVIQEETSRNDVTLSNSGDAEPKCATPKTNTWGRQEESPANSRTPSFLLEPLMPAVLKPAKEKSICLNKEEESGEGRLRGSVRRVGTGDSSSSTKRRPPHSLNRTFNASSSSDLETAEHKSSESVASLSGQSPAFRPSVSSSIEPSAEQSSSFFLHSSVVDDKRPIQAWGVQPDTNTETVETIEEQDAELTKELHPPKKQFYEDDQESAKLQEDMSVKEHEDKDESSRCSSPALSVQSQVSSTASGGVRMTSFAERKMQKFGSNQDIRSSASSSQRTTPDGSESFSFPPPSWRMKRDQSPTQSKDSTNILASEIVQLHMQLEEKRRAIETQKKKMEVLCARKRLKLGKAAFLHIVKKGKSDTLPQSFKLDHLKDGQKCNGEKEASKDDSCLDAVRDKEKGATEPEKESVDWESAAALPPTALNVDEEIDLNECNRSIEILNEAISSIQQQMMQLSFQQDLLMKQNIPSPTGATQQVGGKGNVSESKVRAPVHFVEPSGSPVVRKPPKLTSARSCSKPSELKLSKEHTKGQKTSTPTPIDSPNARASPGGRTPKAEPETISQDQGTFKNHTFHLHDESNMRAVSREPSSVPLGITFDEDVSGTLKEHDETSDNSLESVLLPEDSTKTKASLIEVDLSDLAGQSDDGSSNTLEIHSDEVDAEKKSGMGFFFKDEQKAEDEMAKKRAAFLLKQQKKAEEARQRKQQLEAESELKRDEARRKAEEDRLRKEEERVRRELIKQEYLKRKQLELTEEQEQPKPKPKPKPKPKPKPKKQRPKSVLKEELSVNTLPKFPPVNENLVSALSGSNLSLASVATTEPDSVNSGGAGSQRGESVESFSGLSRTTEQDWDNGSTASSITSASMAEYTGPKLFKEPSAKSNKPIIHNAISHCCLAGKVNEPQKNSILEDIEKCESNHLMILFRDGGCQFRALYSYFPDTEEIHKLTGTGPKSITKKMIDKLYKYSSDRKQFTVIPAKTVSVSVDALTIHNHLWQAKRPVVPKKSGK, encoded by the exons ATGGCCATGGAAGTAGGGGCTGGAGGGGAAAACAGCACCCGGAAAAAGATGGAAGCGTTAAGCGAAGCAGTGGAGATAACCCCGCTGGAAATGTATGATTCAGCCCGGGCAAAAATCGCTGCCAACCTACGATGGCTATTCGCTAAAGCCTACGGAATCG ATCACATCCCAGAAGACATGCGGGATCCCTTCTACACAGACCAGTATGAGCAGGAGCACATTAAGCCTCCTGTGATCAGGCTGTTACTCTCCCCTGAGCTTTACTGCCGTGTGTGCGGCCTCATTCTCAAAGGGGACCAGGCAGCCTCACTTCAGTCTTACCAGTCAGTCATCCAGACTCTGTCTCGGAAGGGCATTTATGTCATGGAAGGTGATGACACCCCCGTCACTGAGGCAGACCTCACCTGCCAGCCCATTAAGATG AGCTCTCACATGCCACTAATCGATGCCCTGATGATGGCCTACACCGTGGAGATGATCAGCATTGAAAAGGTGGTGACTTGTGTCAAACGATTCTCCACCTTCAGCGCTTCTAAAGAGCTCCCGTTTGACCTGGAGGATGCCATGATCTTCTGGATTAACAAG GTAAACTTAAAAATGAGAGAAATTACTGAAAAGGAATGCAAAGTGAAGCAGCACCTGCTGGATTCTCCCGGCCATCCGAAG GTGCGGTACAGACGGGAACATGCCTCAGGCCGTAATTTTCCTCACTTCCCTCAGCTGGAAGATCTGATGAGAGATGTGTCTGATGGTGCCGCCCTGATGACTGTGGTACACTACTACTGCCCAGACCCGATGAAGCTTGATG ATATCTGCCTGAAGGAAGTCCCTTCGATAGCAGACAGCCTGTACAATATCCAACTGCTAAAGGAGTTTGCCAACAAGTACCttaataaaagtttttatttaacaCTAGAAGACTTGCTGTATTCACCACTTGTGCTCAAG CACAATGTTATGGTGTTCATCGCTGAACTCTTTTGGTGGTTTGAGATTGTGAAACCTGAGTTTGTCCAGCCAAGAGATGTACAGGAATTCAAGGACG CAAGAGCAATGACTCAGTCCAGGAGTTCCCGGCCCACTGTGCCCATTTCCAATGCTACCAAACGGAGCTTTCTGGCCTCACCTAGCAATGCTGATCCACCTCAGCCTGTCCCAAGCAGCCCGGACGTGTGTAACAGGTACTTCCTGCACCCTGAGGAGTCTGATCCTTC TACCAGGGGAAACTCCAGCTTTAGTCCCTCTCATCCACTTCTTCCACTGAGACAGAGGCAGCAGAAAACTCAGCAAGGAGAAGATGCTTCAG GCATTCGAATTCGTTCTAATTCTCTGACACAAGACGGCCATTCTCGAGCGTCTGTGGCTTGGTCAGAGAAAAGGCAGAG gccactgtcactgctgaatcGCTACGTTCTACACTGCGCCACGGACAGTGATGCAGACTTGGCGTCAGGTGACGGTGCTAGCCTCACATGCTCCATCAGTGAGGACAGCCTGGCGTCTACTGTCACACCCAAACACCAGACCCATCCAAGTCAGGTTGTCCCCCAGCGAGTCAACGGTCACGCTCTGCTCGGAAATGTGAACATGGACGAAGAAGAGGAGATTGTTACAGTAATCCAGGAAGAGACGTCTAGGAATGATGTTACTCTGTCAAACAGTGGCGATGCAGAACCCAAGTGTGCCACTCCTAAGACAAACACTTGGGGCAGACAGGAGGAAAGCCCTGCAAATTCCAGAACTCCCAGTTTCCTCCTGGAACCTTTAATGCCTGCTGTGCTTAAACCAGCAAAAGAAAAATCTATATGTTTAAACAAGGAAGAAGAGTCTGGAGAGGGGCGGCTGCGTGGGTCAGTGCGGAGGGTCGGTACTGGAGATTCCAGTTCTTCAACTAAGCGAAGACCTCCACATAGCCTTAACCGGACCTTTAATGCGAGTTCCAGCTCTGATCTTGAAACAGCTGAACACAAATCCAGCGAGTCGGTGGCGTCTCTTTCTGGACAGTCACCTGCCTTCAGACCTTCAGTGTCAAGCAGCATTGAGCCCTCTGCTGAACAGTCTTCTAGTTTCTTCCTGCATTCATCTGTGGTGGATGACAAGAGGCCTATCCAAGCTTGGGGTGTACAGCCTGACACCAATACAGAGACTGTGGAAACGATTGAGGAACAAGATGCAGAACTAACTAAGGAGCTGCATCCGCCTAAGAAACAGTTTTACGAAGACGATCAGGAGTCAGCCAAGCTTCAGGAGGACATGAGCGTGAAGGAGCACGAGGATAAGGACGAAAGCAGTAGGTGCTCCAGCCCTGCGCTCAGCGTGCAGTCGCAGGTCAGCAGCACGGCCAGCGGCGGCGTTCGAATGACCAGCTTTGCAGAGAGGAAGATGCAGAAATTCGGCAGCAACCAAGACATTCGATCCAGCGCAAGCAGCTCACAGAGGACCACACCAGATGGGTCAGAAAGCTTCTCTTTCCCCCCTCCCTCCTGGAGGATGAAGAGGGACCAGAGTCCCACACAGAGCAAAGACTCCACCAACATTTTGGCTTCAGAGATTGTGCAGCTGCACATGCAGCTTGAAGAAAAACGACGTGCCATTGAGACCCAAAAGAAGAAAATGGAAGTCTTGTGTGCGAGAAAAAGGCTCAAGTTGGGAAAGGCGGCCTTTTTGCACAtagtaaaaaaaggaaaaagcgACACCCTTCCCCAGTCTTTTAAGCTGGACCATTTGAAAGATGGCCAAAAGTGTAATGGTGAAAAAGAAGCATCTAAAGATGACTCCTGTCTTGATGCAGTGAGGGATAAGGAGAAAGGTGCTACAGAGCCTGAAAAGGAATCCGTTGACTGGGAAAGTGCAGCTGCTTTGCCACCTACTGCCTTAAATGTAGATGAGGAAATAGACCTTAACGAGTGTAATCGCTCAATAGAAATACTTAACGAGGCAATCAGCAGCATTCAACAGCAGATGATGCAGTTGTCTTTTCAGCAGGACCTACTTATGAAGCAAAACATCCCATCGCCAACTGGTGCCACCCAACAAGTCGGTGGCAAAGGCAACGTATCTGAATCAAAGGTCCGCGCCCCGGTCCATTTTGTAGAGCCGAGCGGCAGCCCCGTCGTACGTAAGCCCCCTAAGCTGACCTCGGCCAGATCCTGCTCCAAACCCTCTGAGCTTAAGCTGTCCAAGGAGCACACCAAAGGACAGAAAACATCCACACCCACTCCTATCGACAGTCCCAATGCTCGAGCCAGTCCAGGGGGCAGGACCCCCAAAGCAGAGCCTGAGACAATCAGCCAAGATCAGGGCACCTTCAAGAATCACACGTTCCATCTCCATGACGAATCCAACATGCGTGCGGTCTCACGGGAGCCGAGCTCAGTCCCCCTTGGCATCACTTTCGATGAAGATGTGTCTGGTACTTTAAAAGAACATGATGAAACATCAGACAACAGTCTTGAATCTGTGCTTTTACCTGAGGACAGCACAAAAACCAAGGCTAGTCTAATTGAAGTGGACTTGTCAGACCTAGCAGGCCAGTCAGATGATGGAAGTTCTAATACACTAGAAATTCACTCAGATGAAGTAGATGCAGAGAAGAAATCTGGCATGGGCTTCTTCTTCAAG GATGAGCAGAAGGCAGAGGATGAAATGGCCAAAAAGCGTGCAGCGTTTCTCCTGAAACAACAGAAAAAAGCAGAGGAAGCTCGGCAACGCAAGCAGCAACTGGAGGCAGAGAGTGAGCTTAAGAGGGACGAAGCCAG GCGGAAAGCTGAAGAAGACCGTCTCAGAAAAGAGGAAGAGAGAGTTAGAAGAGAACTGATAAAGCAGGAGTACCTGAAAAGGAAACAGCTAGAGTTGACTGAAGAGCAGGAACAGCCCAAGCCCAAGCCTAAACCAAAACCAAAACCCAAACCCAAGCCCAAGAAACAGAGACCAAAGTCTGTACTAAAGGAAGAGCTTTCAGTTAATACACTTCCAAAATTCCCACCTGTCa ATGAAAACCTTGTCAGTGCCCTGTCTGGATCTAATCTCTCGCTGGCCTCTGTAGCTACCACTGAACCAGACAGTGTAAATTCAGGCGGTGCAGGATCTCAGCG GGGTGAATCAGTGGAGTCGTTTTCTGGTCTCAGTCGGACCACTGAGCAGGACTGGGACAATGGTTCCACTGCGTCTTCCATTACATCGGCATCTATGGCGGAATATACCG GGCCTAAACTGTTCAAGGAACCAAGTGCTAAGTCTAACAAGCCGATAATCCATAATGCCATTTCTCACTGTTGCCTGGCAGGAAAAGTAAATGAACCACAGAAGAACTCCATTCTTGAG
- the camsap1b gene encoding calmodulin-regulated spectrin-associated protein 1-B isoform X2, translating to MPLIDALMMAYTVEMISIEKVVTCVKRFSTFSASKELPFDLEDAMIFWINKVNLKMREITEKECKVKQHLLDSPGHPKVRYRREHASGRNFPHFPQLEDLMRDVSDGAALMTVVHYYCPDPMKLDDICLKEVPSIADSLYNIQLLKEFANKYLNKSFYLTLEDLLYSPLVLKHNVMVFIAELFWWFEIVKPEFVQPRDVQEFKDARAMTQSRSSRPTVPISNATKRSFLASPSNADPPQPVPSSPDVCNRYFLHPEESDPSTRGNSSFSPSHPLLPLRQRQQKTQQGEDASGIRIRSNSLTQDGHSRASVAWSEKRQRPLSLLNRYVLHCATDSDADLASGDGASLTCSISEDSLASTVTPKHQTHPSQVVPQRVNGHALLGNVNMDEEEEIVTVIQEETSRNDVTLSNSGDAEPKCATPKTNTWGRQEESPANSRTPSFLLEPLMPAVLKPAKEKSICLNKEEESGEGRLRGSVRRVGTGDSSSSTKRRPPHSLNRTFNASSSSDLETAEHKSSESVASLSGQSPAFRPSVSSSIEPSAEQSSSFFLHSSVVDDKRPIQAWGVQPDTNTETVETIEEQDAELTKELHPPKKQFYEDDQESAKLQEDMSVKEHEDKDESSRCSSPALSVQSQVSSTASGGVRMTSFAERKMQKFGSNQDIRSSASSSQRTTPDGSESFSFPPPSWRMKRDQSPTQSKDSTNILASEIVQLHMQLEEKRRAIETQKKKMEVLCARKRLKLGKAAFLHIVKKGKSDTLPQSFKLDHLKDGQKCNGEKEASKDDSCLDAVRDKEKGATEPEKESVDWESAAALPPTALNVDEEIDLNECNRSIEILNEAISSIQQQMMQLSFQQDLLMKQNIPSPTGATQQVGGKGNVSESKVRAPVHFVEPSGSPVVRKPPKLTSARSCSKPSELKLSKEHTKGQKTSTPTPIDSPNARASPGGRTPKAEPETISQDQGTFKNHTFHLHDESNMRAVSREPSSVPLGITFDEDVSGTLKEHDETSDNSLESVLLPEDSTKTKASLIEVDLSDLAGQSDDGSSNTLEIHSDEVDAEKKSGMGFFFKDEQKAEDEMAKKRAAFLLKQQKKAEEARQRKQQLEAESELKRDEARRKAEEDRLRKEEERVRRELIKQEYLKRKQLELTEEQEQPKPKPKPKPKPKPKPKKQRPKSVLKEELSVNTLPKFPPVNENLVSALSGSNLSLASVATTEPDSVNSGGAGSQRGESVESFSGLSRTTEQDWDNGSTASSITSASMAEYTGPKLFKEPSAKSNKPIIHNAISHCCLAGKVNEPQKNSILEDIEKCESNHLMILFRDGGCQFRALYSYFPDTEEIHKLTGTGPKSITKKMIDKLYKYSSDRKQFTVIPAKTVSVSVDALTIHNHLWQAKRPVVPKKSGK from the exons ATGCCACTAATCGATGCCCTGATGATGGCCTACACCGTGGAGATGATCAGCATTGAAAAGGTGGTGACTTGTGTCAAACGATTCTCCACCTTCAGCGCTTCTAAAGAGCTCCCGTTTGACCTGGAGGATGCCATGATCTTCTGGATTAACAAG GTAAACTTAAAAATGAGAGAAATTACTGAAAAGGAATGCAAAGTGAAGCAGCACCTGCTGGATTCTCCCGGCCATCCGAAG GTGCGGTACAGACGGGAACATGCCTCAGGCCGTAATTTTCCTCACTTCCCTCAGCTGGAAGATCTGATGAGAGATGTGTCTGATGGTGCCGCCCTGATGACTGTGGTACACTACTACTGCCCAGACCCGATGAAGCTTGATG ATATCTGCCTGAAGGAAGTCCCTTCGATAGCAGACAGCCTGTACAATATCCAACTGCTAAAGGAGTTTGCCAACAAGTACCttaataaaagtttttatttaacaCTAGAAGACTTGCTGTATTCACCACTTGTGCTCAAG CACAATGTTATGGTGTTCATCGCTGAACTCTTTTGGTGGTTTGAGATTGTGAAACCTGAGTTTGTCCAGCCAAGAGATGTACAGGAATTCAAGGACG CAAGAGCAATGACTCAGTCCAGGAGTTCCCGGCCCACTGTGCCCATTTCCAATGCTACCAAACGGAGCTTTCTGGCCTCACCTAGCAATGCTGATCCACCTCAGCCTGTCCCAAGCAGCCCGGACGTGTGTAACAGGTACTTCCTGCACCCTGAGGAGTCTGATCCTTC TACCAGGGGAAACTCCAGCTTTAGTCCCTCTCATCCACTTCTTCCACTGAGACAGAGGCAGCAGAAAACTCAGCAAGGAGAAGATGCTTCAG GCATTCGAATTCGTTCTAATTCTCTGACACAAGACGGCCATTCTCGAGCGTCTGTGGCTTGGTCAGAGAAAAGGCAGAG gccactgtcactgctgaatcGCTACGTTCTACACTGCGCCACGGACAGTGATGCAGACTTGGCGTCAGGTGACGGTGCTAGCCTCACATGCTCCATCAGTGAGGACAGCCTGGCGTCTACTGTCACACCCAAACACCAGACCCATCCAAGTCAGGTTGTCCCCCAGCGAGTCAACGGTCACGCTCTGCTCGGAAATGTGAACATGGACGAAGAAGAGGAGATTGTTACAGTAATCCAGGAAGAGACGTCTAGGAATGATGTTACTCTGTCAAACAGTGGCGATGCAGAACCCAAGTGTGCCACTCCTAAGACAAACACTTGGGGCAGACAGGAGGAAAGCCCTGCAAATTCCAGAACTCCCAGTTTCCTCCTGGAACCTTTAATGCCTGCTGTGCTTAAACCAGCAAAAGAAAAATCTATATGTTTAAACAAGGAAGAAGAGTCTGGAGAGGGGCGGCTGCGTGGGTCAGTGCGGAGGGTCGGTACTGGAGATTCCAGTTCTTCAACTAAGCGAAGACCTCCACATAGCCTTAACCGGACCTTTAATGCGAGTTCCAGCTCTGATCTTGAAACAGCTGAACACAAATCCAGCGAGTCGGTGGCGTCTCTTTCTGGACAGTCACCTGCCTTCAGACCTTCAGTGTCAAGCAGCATTGAGCCCTCTGCTGAACAGTCTTCTAGTTTCTTCCTGCATTCATCTGTGGTGGATGACAAGAGGCCTATCCAAGCTTGGGGTGTACAGCCTGACACCAATACAGAGACTGTGGAAACGATTGAGGAACAAGATGCAGAACTAACTAAGGAGCTGCATCCGCCTAAGAAACAGTTTTACGAAGACGATCAGGAGTCAGCCAAGCTTCAGGAGGACATGAGCGTGAAGGAGCACGAGGATAAGGACGAAAGCAGTAGGTGCTCCAGCCCTGCGCTCAGCGTGCAGTCGCAGGTCAGCAGCACGGCCAGCGGCGGCGTTCGAATGACCAGCTTTGCAGAGAGGAAGATGCAGAAATTCGGCAGCAACCAAGACATTCGATCCAGCGCAAGCAGCTCACAGAGGACCACACCAGATGGGTCAGAAAGCTTCTCTTTCCCCCCTCCCTCCTGGAGGATGAAGAGGGACCAGAGTCCCACACAGAGCAAAGACTCCACCAACATTTTGGCTTCAGAGATTGTGCAGCTGCACATGCAGCTTGAAGAAAAACGACGTGCCATTGAGACCCAAAAGAAGAAAATGGAAGTCTTGTGTGCGAGAAAAAGGCTCAAGTTGGGAAAGGCGGCCTTTTTGCACAtagtaaaaaaaggaaaaagcgACACCCTTCCCCAGTCTTTTAAGCTGGACCATTTGAAAGATGGCCAAAAGTGTAATGGTGAAAAAGAAGCATCTAAAGATGACTCCTGTCTTGATGCAGTGAGGGATAAGGAGAAAGGTGCTACAGAGCCTGAAAAGGAATCCGTTGACTGGGAAAGTGCAGCTGCTTTGCCACCTACTGCCTTAAATGTAGATGAGGAAATAGACCTTAACGAGTGTAATCGCTCAATAGAAATACTTAACGAGGCAATCAGCAGCATTCAACAGCAGATGATGCAGTTGTCTTTTCAGCAGGACCTACTTATGAAGCAAAACATCCCATCGCCAACTGGTGCCACCCAACAAGTCGGTGGCAAAGGCAACGTATCTGAATCAAAGGTCCGCGCCCCGGTCCATTTTGTAGAGCCGAGCGGCAGCCCCGTCGTACGTAAGCCCCCTAAGCTGACCTCGGCCAGATCCTGCTCCAAACCCTCTGAGCTTAAGCTGTCCAAGGAGCACACCAAAGGACAGAAAACATCCACACCCACTCCTATCGACAGTCCCAATGCTCGAGCCAGTCCAGGGGGCAGGACCCCCAAAGCAGAGCCTGAGACAATCAGCCAAGATCAGGGCACCTTCAAGAATCACACGTTCCATCTCCATGACGAATCCAACATGCGTGCGGTCTCACGGGAGCCGAGCTCAGTCCCCCTTGGCATCACTTTCGATGAAGATGTGTCTGGTACTTTAAAAGAACATGATGAAACATCAGACAACAGTCTTGAATCTGTGCTTTTACCTGAGGACAGCACAAAAACCAAGGCTAGTCTAATTGAAGTGGACTTGTCAGACCTAGCAGGCCAGTCAGATGATGGAAGTTCTAATACACTAGAAATTCACTCAGATGAAGTAGATGCAGAGAAGAAATCTGGCATGGGCTTCTTCTTCAAG GATGAGCAGAAGGCAGAGGATGAAATGGCCAAAAAGCGTGCAGCGTTTCTCCTGAAACAACAGAAAAAAGCAGAGGAAGCTCGGCAACGCAAGCAGCAACTGGAGGCAGAGAGTGAGCTTAAGAGGGACGAAGCCAG GCGGAAAGCTGAAGAAGACCGTCTCAGAAAAGAGGAAGAGAGAGTTAGAAGAGAACTGATAAAGCAGGAGTACCTGAAAAGGAAACAGCTAGAGTTGACTGAAGAGCAGGAACAGCCCAAGCCCAAGCCTAAACCAAAACCAAAACCCAAACCCAAGCCCAAGAAACAGAGACCAAAGTCTGTACTAAAGGAAGAGCTTTCAGTTAATACACTTCCAAAATTCCCACCTGTCa ATGAAAACCTTGTCAGTGCCCTGTCTGGATCTAATCTCTCGCTGGCCTCTGTAGCTACCACTGAACCAGACAGTGTAAATTCAGGCGGTGCAGGATCTCAGCG GGGTGAATCAGTGGAGTCGTTTTCTGGTCTCAGTCGGACCACTGAGCAGGACTGGGACAATGGTTCCACTGCGTCTTCCATTACATCGGCATCTATGGCGGAATATACCG GGCCTAAACTGTTCAAGGAACCAAGTGCTAAGTCTAACAAGCCGATAATCCATAATGCCATTTCTCACTGTTGCCTGGCAGGAAAAGTAAATGAACCACAGAAGAACTCCATTCTTGAG